A single region of the Mycobacterium avium subsp. avium genome encodes:
- a CDS encoding ATP-dependent 6-phosphofructokinase has product MRIGVLTGGGDCPGLNAVIRAVVRTCDSRYGSSVVGFQDGWRGLLENRRIQLHNDDRNDRLLAKGGTMLGTARVHPDKLRAGLNQIKQTLDDNGIDVLIPIGGEGTLTAAHWLSEENVPVVGVPKTIDNDIDCTDVTFGHDTALTVATDAIDRLHSTAESHQRVMLVEVMGRHAGWIALNAGLASGAHMTLIPEQPFDVEEVCRLVKRRFQRGDSHFICVVAEGAKPIPGSISLREGGIDEFGHERFTGVAAQLGAEVEKRINKEVRVTVLGHVQRGGTPTAYDRVLATRFGVNAADAAHAGEYGQMVSLRGQDIGRVPLADAVRQLKLVPESRYDDAAAFFG; this is encoded by the coding sequence GAGTGCTCACCGGAGGCGGCGACTGCCCCGGGCTCAACGCCGTCATCCGGGCGGTGGTGCGGACCTGCGACTCCCGGTACGGCTCGTCGGTGGTCGGATTCCAGGACGGCTGGCGCGGGTTGCTGGAGAACCGGCGCATCCAGTTGCACAACGACGACCGCAACGACCGGCTGCTGGCCAAGGGCGGGACCATGCTGGGCACCGCCCGCGTGCACCCGGACAAATTGCGGGCCGGGCTGAACCAGATCAAGCAGACCCTCGACGACAACGGGATCGACGTCCTCATCCCGATCGGCGGCGAAGGGACGCTGACGGCCGCGCACTGGCTCTCCGAGGAGAACGTTCCCGTGGTCGGGGTGCCGAAGACCATCGACAACGACATCGATTGCACTGACGTGACTTTCGGCCACGACACCGCCTTGACCGTCGCCACCGACGCGATCGACCGCCTGCACAGCACGGCCGAATCGCATCAACGCGTGATGCTGGTGGAGGTGATGGGCCGGCACGCCGGCTGGATCGCGCTCAACGCCGGACTGGCCTCCGGCGCACACATGACCCTGATCCCCGAGCAGCCCTTCGACGTCGAAGAAGTCTGCCGGCTCGTCAAACGTCGCTTCCAGCGCGGGGATTCGCATTTCATCTGCGTCGTCGCCGAGGGTGCCAAACCCATCCCCGGTTCGATTTCCTTGCGGGAAGGCGGGATTGACGAATTCGGCCATGAGCGCTTCACCGGGGTGGCCGCGCAGCTGGGTGCCGAGGTGGAGAAGCGGATCAACAAGGAGGTCCGGGTGACGGTGCTGGGCCACGTGCAGCGCGGCGGCACCCCGACCGCCTACGACCGGGTGCTGGCCACCCGGTTCGGTGTGAACGCGGCCGACGCCGCGCACGCCGGGGAGTACGGCCAGATGGTGTCGCTGCGCGGGCAGGACATCGGACGGGTGCCGCTGGCCGACGCGGTGCGTCAGCTCAAGCTGGTGCCCGAAAGCCGCTACGACGACGCCGCCGCGTTCTTCGGTTAG
- a CDS encoding MinD/ParA family ATP-binding protein, translating into MRNRGAIRGAVQQPAASAGPPGVPRSPGWRPGNDPAAATVPQPHGPAGRRPPAPSQRVSPPARPTPTLGATALDRFDQREDEAARFDWRGLVHRLTGIDLGPGKEATYENELRARIRAAVGAAFPIAVLNLKGGVGKTAVVEALGSTFAAVRDDRVLALDIDAGDLAERHGRHNPHSMADLLRDGPATRYEDIRALTYMNGFGLEVLGLPDYARTDWRLERQDVVKAFSMLRNHYSVVLVDCVKALNSSVMEAVLPESRALVVVTSPAIDAIRKTQTTLEWLRHNGYQQLMRSTVLAVNHVEPAKVDAVAVTELDRLSARVGATVVLPFDRHVHEGRKIALDRLSKESRRSYLEMAAALADMFPGRGEQRGRGPH; encoded by the coding sequence ATGCGCAACCGCGGTGCGATTCGCGGAGCCGTTCAGCAGCCCGCTGCATCGGCGGGGCCGCCGGGCGTGCCGCGCTCGCCCGGATGGCGCCCCGGCAACGACCCGGCGGCCGCCACCGTCCCGCAACCGCACGGCCCGGCCGGTCGCCGGCCGCCCGCGCCGTCCCAGCGGGTTTCGCCGCCCGCTCGGCCGACGCCGACGCTGGGCGCCACCGCGCTGGACCGCTTCGACCAGCGGGAGGACGAGGCGGCCCGGTTCGACTGGCGGGGCCTGGTGCATCGCCTCACCGGAATCGACCTCGGCCCGGGCAAGGAAGCCACCTACGAAAACGAACTCCGGGCCCGCATTCGGGCGGCAGTCGGCGCCGCCTTTCCCATCGCCGTGCTCAACCTCAAGGGCGGGGTCGGCAAGACGGCGGTGGTGGAGGCGCTCGGTTCCACCTTCGCCGCCGTGCGCGACGACCGGGTGCTCGCCCTGGACATCGACGCCGGAGATCTCGCGGAGCGGCACGGCCGGCACAACCCGCACAGCATGGCCGACCTGCTGCGCGACGGCCCGGCGACCCGGTACGAGGACATCCGGGCGCTGACCTACATGAACGGCTTCGGGCTGGAAGTGCTCGGGTTGCCGGACTATGCGCGCACCGACTGGCGGCTGGAGCGCCAGGACGTCGTCAAGGCGTTTTCGATGCTGCGCAACCACTACTCGGTGGTGTTGGTCGATTGTGTCAAGGCGCTCAATTCCAGTGTGATGGAAGCGGTCCTGCCGGAGTCGCGAGCGCTGGTGGTGGTCACCAGCCCGGCGATCGACGCCATCCGCAAGACCCAGACCACGCTGGAGTGGTTGCGCCACAACGGGTATCAGCAACTGATGCGCTCGACCGTGCTGGCCGTCAACCATGTCGAGCCGGCCAAGGTGGACGCGGTGGCCGTCACCGAACTCGACCGGCTGTCCGCCCGGGTCGGCGCCACCGTGGTGTTGCCGTTCGACCGGCACGTGCACGAGGGCAGAAAGATCGCGCTGGACCGGTTGAGCAAGGAAAGCCGGCGCAGCTACCTCGAGATGGCGGCCGCACTGGCCGATATGTTCCCGGGCAGGGGAGAGCAGCGCGGTCGCGGTCCCCACTAG